The Montipora capricornis isolate CH-2021 chromosome 1, ASM3666992v2, whole genome shotgun sequence genome contains a region encoding:
- the LOC138015796 gene encoding uncharacterized protein: MGKPQISMIAAVLLSFMACVISFPYPWERSELTYAIKSFSAGKYLRVTRSAGAGVFNLSFTGNLDICDSSNLFYQRKNYIYSAYESVAFQGHYLAVENGTLTLLNQSSSRLEEKCQFSLHRVYIRFNFDNTTLYHAVKSLSADSYIRSSKSGNIMIRKKWKVDCGVWLHFQHDHSCS; the protein is encoded by the exons ATGGGCAAGCCTCAGATCTCAATG ATTGCAGCTGTTTTACTCAGCTTCATGGCATGCGTTATTTCTTTCCCTTACCCTTGGGAAAGGTCTGAATTGACATACGCAATAAAATCGTTCAGCGCTGGAAAGTATCTGAGAGTTACACGATCAGCTGGAGCGGGAGttttcaatctttctttcaCAGGGAATTTGGATATTTGTGATAGCAGCAACT TGTTCTATCAACGCAAGAATTATATCTATTCAGCATACGAGTCTGTTGCATTTCAAGGACACTATCTCGCTGTTGAAAATGGAACGCTG ACCTTATTAAACCAATCTTCCAGTAGGCTTGAGGAGAAATGCCAGTTTTCATTACATCGAGTTTACATCAGATTCAATTTCGATAACACAACATTGTATCACGCAGTAAAATCCCTCTCAGCCGATTCCTACATTAGAAGCAGCAAGTCTGGAAACATCATGAtcagaaagaaatggaaagtGGACTGCGGAGTTTGGCTCCACTTCCAGCACGACCATTCTTGTTCTTAA